In Candidatus Atribacteria bacterium ADurb.Bin276, one DNA window encodes the following:
- the ysdC gene encoding putative aminopeptidase YsdC has protein sequence MEKSREEFLKKLIETPSPSGFEEQIQKIFEERVQGKVDKFYKDYHGNAIGVIYPDASFRVMLAGHCDEVGLMVEFINDQGYIHFSTIGGIDSHVTPGKRVIIHSSQGPVKGVIGKKPIHLMEEKERQKVIKFEEQWIDVGAKNKEELTKIVQIGDPITMDVGFDQLLGSRVVGRGFDDRVGAFIVAEVLRMVQKEKLQCGVYGVSTVQEELGLRGARTSAFRIDPHLGIAIDVTFASDCPDIDKRKVGDVSLGKGPVISRGPNINPHIFRKLVEVATQKNIPYQIQAESRATGTDANSIQINRQGVATGLLGIPNRYMHTPSEVIDCDDLDAAIQLLAGFLENIHPEENWIP, from the coding sequence ATGGAGAAATCTCGAGAAGAATTTTTGAAAAAACTCATTGAAACTCCTAGTCCATCGGGGTTCGAAGAACAGATTCAAAAAATATTTGAGGAAAGGGTTCAAGGTAAGGTTGACAAATTTTACAAAGATTACCACGGCAATGCCATTGGTGTTATTTATCCTGATGCTTCGTTTCGAGTTATGTTGGCAGGACATTGTGATGAAGTCGGCTTGATGGTGGAATTTATTAATGATCAGGGGTACATACATTTTTCCACTATTGGAGGAATCGATTCTCATGTTACCCCTGGAAAAAGAGTCATTATTCATAGCTCTCAAGGACCAGTTAAGGGAGTAATCGGAAAAAAGCCCATTCATTTGATGGAAGAAAAAGAACGTCAAAAAGTGATTAAATTTGAAGAGCAATGGATTGACGTGGGCGCAAAAAATAAGGAAGAACTCACCAAAATTGTACAAATTGGCGATCCAATCACCATGGATGTTGGTTTTGACCAATTACTTGGAAGTCGAGTTGTTGGTCGAGGATTCGATGATCGGGTGGGAGCTTTTATTGTTGCCGAGGTTCTTCGAATGGTTCAAAAAGAGAAGTTGCAATGTGGTGTATATGGTGTGAGTACGGTACAAGAAGAACTCGGTCTCAGGGGAGCAAGAACCAGCGCTTTCAGAATCGATCCTCATTTAGGAATCGCAATTGATGTGACCTTTGCTTCTGACTGTCCTGATATAGATAAGAGAAAGGTTGGAGACGTGTCTTTGGGCAAGGGCCCGGTCATTTCACGAGGTCCGAATATTAATCCCCATATTTTTCGAAAATTAGTAGAGGTGGCAACCCAAAAAAACATTCCCTACCAAATACAAGCTGAATCACGTGCTACAGGGACCGACGCCAACAGCATTCAAATCAATCGCCAAGGAGTTGCTACCGGTTTGTTAGGCATTCCCAATCGATATATGCATACTCCTTCTGAGGTGATCGATTGTGATGATTTGGATGCAGCCATTCAATTATTGGCCGGATTCTTAGAAAACATTCATCCCGAGGAAAATTGGATACCTTAA
- the glgC_1 gene encoding Glucose-1-phosphate adenylyltransferase, whose product MFKNEVIAMILAGGEGRRLNILSAKRAKPAVPFGGKYRIIDFCLSNCVNSGIYCVGVLTQYNPRSLHEHIRIGKDWDLDRLNGGVFLLQPFISDADTDWYRGTADAIYQSLRFIRNRAPELVLILSGDHVYTMDYRHMIEFHKKKKADLTLAVMQVPIEEAHRFGIITIGAEGEVVRFDEKPEVPQSNLVNMGIYVFNRKVLEEEVEKEALREGTSFDFGRDIIPRMIQDKRVFTYPFSGYWKDVGTIDSYWEANMELLGEESPLKFKEINWPVYTPVADRPPVKFGRDSQVENCIIGEGAIINGKVSQSVIFNGVYVSEGARIEGSILMNDCYIGKNSQMERVILDKGVIIGEGSRIGGGQVLNVNKKYPEVLWSGITIIGKNSRIPSGCEIGKNCIIGADLDENDFPSLIVLSGETIEKPSMEV is encoded by the coding sequence GTGTTTAAAAATGAAGTGATAGCGATGATATTAGCTGGTGGAGAGGGGCGTCGGTTAAATATTCTTTCAGCTAAAAGGGCAAAACCAGCTGTTCCTTTTGGAGGGAAATACCGTATCATCGATTTTTGTTTAAGCAATTGTGTCAATTCGGGCATATATTGTGTGGGCGTTTTAACCCAATATAATCCCCGATCACTTCATGAGCATATCCGAATCGGGAAAGACTGGGACCTTGATCGACTCAATGGTGGAGTTTTTTTATTACAACCTTTTATCAGTGATGCTGATACCGATTGGTATCGAGGGACTGCTGATGCGATATATCAAAGTCTTCGTTTTATTCGAAATCGGGCTCCTGAGTTGGTACTCATTCTTTCTGGTGATCATGTTTATACTATGGATTACCGACATATGATTGAATTTCATAAGAAAAAAAAGGCTGATTTGACTTTAGCGGTCATGCAGGTTCCGATTGAGGAAGCTCATCGTTTTGGCATTATTACCATTGGCGCAGAAGGGGAAGTCGTCCGGTTTGATGAAAAACCCGAAGTTCCTCAAAGCAATTTAGTAAATATGGGAATTTATGTTTTTAACCGGAAAGTATTAGAAGAAGAAGTTGAAAAAGAAGCTTTACGTGAAGGGACTTCTTTTGATTTTGGTAGAGATATCATTCCTCGAATGATTCAAGATAAAAGAGTTTTTACCTATCCCTTTTCGGGGTATTGGAAAGATGTTGGCACTATTGATTCTTACTGGGAAGCCAACATGGAGTTATTGGGAGAAGAGAGTCCTTTAAAATTCAAGGAAATAAATTGGCCGGTTTATACTCCGGTTGCTGATCGGCCCCCGGTAAAATTTGGGCGCGATTCTCAGGTTGAAAACTGTATTATTGGGGAAGGAGCAATTATTAATGGAAAAGTAAGTCAATCAGTCATATTTAATGGGGTATATGTGAGCGAAGGAGCGAGGATTGAAGGATCAATTTTAATGAATGATTGTTATATTGGAAAAAATTCTCAAATGGAGAGGGTAATTTTAGACAAAGGAGTTATTATCGGTGAAGGATCTCGGATTGGAGGGGGTCAAGTATTGAATGTGAATAAAAAGTATCCTGAGGTTTTATGGAGCGGAATAACCATTATCGGAAAAAATTCCCGAATTCCATCAGGATGTGAAATAGGGAAAAATTGCATTATTGGTGCAGATTTGGATGAAAATGATTTCCCATCGTTAATAGTTCTTAGTGGTGAGACCATAGAAAAACCATCGATGGAGGTTTAG
- the lon2 gene encoding Lon protease 2, translated as MEGYIDNWFTLSEEPPEIKADQNVISESIDQEKKGFDIPEKIAVLPLDENVLFPELVMPWVVHGEKWVKLVNDAVLGNKMIGVLTLRTKKEDGDNTVSAQDFYDIGVVGRISRLLKLPEDAIQILVFGLNKFRVVEWIQWDPYPMAKIEIIKEEEIKTDETEALVRNILTLFQKVVELAPYLPKEIFVAAMNIKQPSRLAHFVISNLNLDVESKQNILSTNELIEKLKKVNYYLTRELDILQIGSKIQTQIQSEMAKTQREYFLREQLKAIQRELGEMDEKTIELNELKEKIEKAKLPPEVLKEAEKELERLSRIPPVSAEYPVIRNYLDWITELPWNIRTEDSLDLKKAEKVLNEDHYDLEKVKERILEYLAVGHLKKDLKGPILCFVGPPGVGKTSLGKSIARALGRKFVRISLGGVRDEAEIRGHRRTYVGALPGRIIQGIRKAGSNNPVFMLDEVDKIGLDFRGDPSAALLEVLDPEQNSTFVDHYLAVPFDLSKVIFIATANILDTIPPALLDRMELIRIPGYTDPEKIAIARKYLIPKQSKENGIEDQTVTISDEILIKMIREYTREAGVRNLERTIATVCRKIAKDVASGKKGPFVVDEENLRKYLGKRIYFDEVMSGKDRVGVATGLAWTQTGGEILFVESSVLSGKGNLILTGNMGDIMQESARIALSCVRERAKKWKIDEKFYEKHDIHVHVPAGAIPKDGPSAGITLVVSMVSSLSQIPVKHSIAMTGEITLTGKVLPIGGVKEKSLAAYRSGIKEVVLPQENENDLDDIPADVRKKMKYHLVKTIDEVLKITLKKSPRMVKKKKTSSLQEK; from the coding sequence ATGGAAGGATATATTGACAACTGGTTTACACTTTCGGAAGAGCCTCCAGAGATTAAAGCTGACCAAAATGTGATTTCCGAATCCATTGATCAGGAAAAAAAAGGTTTTGATATTCCGGAAAAAATTGCCGTACTTCCTTTAGATGAAAATGTATTATTTCCTGAGCTGGTCATGCCTTGGGTAGTTCATGGAGAAAAGTGGGTTAAATTAGTTAACGATGCGGTTTTAGGAAATAAAATGATTGGAGTTTTAACACTCCGTACCAAAAAAGAAGATGGAGATAACACCGTTTCAGCTCAGGATTTTTATGATATCGGTGTTGTAGGGCGAATATCCCGTTTATTAAAGCTCCCAGAAGATGCTATTCAAATATTGGTGTTTGGTTTAAATAAGTTTCGCGTTGTTGAATGGATTCAATGGGATCCATACCCTATGGCAAAAATTGAAATAATAAAAGAAGAAGAAATTAAAACTGATGAAACTGAAGCTTTAGTCCGCAACATATTAACCCTTTTTCAGAAGGTCGTTGAACTTGCTCCATATCTCCCCAAAGAAATATTTGTTGCTGCGATGAATATTAAACAACCCTCACGACTTGCCCATTTTGTAATTTCGAACCTGAATCTGGATGTAGAAAGCAAGCAAAATATTTTGTCAACCAACGAACTTATTGAGAAATTAAAAAAAGTAAATTATTATTTAACTCGAGAATTGGATATTCTCCAAATTGGCAGCAAGATTCAGACTCAAATTCAATCAGAGATGGCAAAAACTCAACGAGAATATTTCTTAAGAGAGCAGTTGAAAGCAATTCAACGTGAGCTTGGAGAAATGGATGAAAAAACCATTGAATTAAATGAATTGAAAGAAAAAATTGAAAAAGCCAAACTTCCGCCAGAAGTTTTGAAAGAAGCCGAGAAAGAACTGGAACGATTATCGAGAATTCCACCAGTTTCAGCTGAATATCCAGTCATTCGTAACTATCTTGATTGGATAACCGAACTTCCTTGGAACATAAGAACCGAAGACAGTTTAGATCTTAAAAAAGCTGAAAAGGTATTAAATGAAGATCACTATGACTTGGAAAAAGTAAAAGAAAGAATTCTTGAATACTTGGCAGTAGGTCATTTGAAAAAAGATTTAAAAGGACCAATACTTTGTTTTGTTGGTCCCCCAGGAGTTGGAAAAACTTCATTAGGAAAATCGATTGCCCGGGCATTGGGAAGAAAATTCGTACGGATATCCTTAGGTGGAGTACGAGACGAAGCGGAAATAAGAGGCCATCGCCGAACCTACGTTGGAGCACTTCCGGGTCGGATTATTCAGGGAATCCGAAAAGCAGGAAGCAATAACCCGGTATTTATGTTAGACGAGGTTGATAAAATCGGTTTAGATTTCAGGGGAGATCCTTCTGCTGCTCTCCTCGAAGTTTTAGATCCTGAGCAAAATTCAACTTTTGTTGATCATTATTTAGCAGTTCCATTTGACCTATCGAAGGTTATTTTTATCGCAACTGCGAATATTCTGGATACCATTCCTCCAGCTTTGTTGGATCGAATGGAACTCATCCGAATCCCTGGTTATACTGATCCGGAAAAAATTGCCATTGCTCGCAAATATTTAATACCCAAGCAGAGCAAAGAAAATGGAATCGAGGATCAAACGGTTACGATAAGTGATGAAATTTTAATTAAAATGATTCGAGAATACACTCGTGAAGCGGGAGTCAGAAATTTAGAAAGAACAATCGCCACGGTTTGCAGGAAAATTGCTAAAGACGTTGCTTCAGGGAAAAAAGGACCATTTGTAGTTGACGAAGAAAATCTTAGAAAATATTTAGGTAAAAGAATTTATTTTGATGAGGTCATGTCGGGAAAGGATCGAGTTGGAGTTGCCACCGGTTTAGCTTGGACTCAAACTGGTGGAGAAATCCTTTTTGTTGAGTCTTCGGTCCTCTCAGGAAAAGGAAACTTGATATTAACCGGTAATATGGGAGATATTATGCAAGAATCGGCTCGTATTGCACTATCTTGTGTTCGGGAACGAGCGAAAAAGTGGAAGATTGATGAGAAGTTTTACGAAAAACATGATATTCATGTTCATGTCCCCGCTGGCGCTATACCAAAAGATGGTCCATCAGCAGGAATAACCCTGGTTGTTTCAATGGTTTCTTCTCTTTCGCAAATACCAGTAAAGCATTCCATTGCTATGACTGGTGAAATAACCCTTACCGGAAAAGTGCTTCCTATTGGTGGAGTAAAAGAAAAATCTTTAGCAGCCTATCGATCAGGGATTAAAGAAGTTGTTCTACCTCAAGAAAACGAAAATGATTTAGACGATATACCGGCAGATGTGAGAAAAAAAATGAAATATCATTTAGTTAAAACAATTGATGAAGTCCTTAAAATTACCTTAAAAAAATCACCCCGAATGGTTAAAAAGAAAAAAACTTCTTCTCTTCAAGAAAAATAA
- the folD gene encoding Bifunctional protein FolD protein, with the protein MKTTIIDGKKVSQEIREELKPRIQSLTQQGLKPGLAVILVGDDPASQVYVRNKEKACEKLGIYSLKHQLPSTTGQTELLHLIDELNSNPAIHGILVQLPLPKHLDEKRILYHINPLKDVDGFHPYNLGRLMIGDPIFLPCTPWGVQELLSRYQIDISRKHVVIVGRSNIVGKPLAMMLVQKAKAANATVTICHTGTENLAQHTRMADILIAAAGSPKMITGELIREGAVVIDVGINKVESQLVGDVDFESVTDRASFVTPVPGGVGPMTIAMLMANTVKSAERTLQR; encoded by the coding sequence ATGAAAACAACTATAATTGATGGGAAAAAGGTTTCACAAGAAATTCGGGAAGAATTAAAACCACGGATTCAAAGTTTAACACAACAAGGCTTGAAACCGGGTTTGGCGGTTATTTTGGTTGGAGATGACCCCGCCAGCCAAGTATATGTCCGAAACAAAGAAAAAGCCTGTGAAAAACTGGGAATTTATTCCTTGAAACACCAGCTCCCTTCCACGACTGGTCAAACTGAACTCCTTCATCTCATTGATGAATTAAATAGCAATCCAGCCATCCATGGTATCCTCGTCCAATTGCCACTTCCCAAACATCTGGATGAAAAAAGGATTCTTTATCACATTAATCCACTCAAAGATGTTGATGGTTTTCACCCTTATAATTTAGGTCGTCTTATGATTGGTGATCCAATCTTTTTACCCTGTACGCCCTGGGGAGTTCAAGAGTTGTTATCTCGATACCAGATTGATATTTCGAGAAAACATGTAGTAATCGTTGGAAGAAGTAATATTGTTGGGAAACCGTTAGCTATGATGCTGGTTCAAAAAGCCAAGGCAGCCAACGCCACCGTAACCATTTGCCATACTGGAACTGAAAATCTTGCCCAACATACTCGAATGGCTGATATTTTGATTGCGGCTGCCGGTTCCCCTAAAATGATCACGGGAGAATTGATCCGAGAAGGAGCCGTGGTCATTGACGTAGGAATCAATAAAGTGGAATCCCAATTAGTCGGCGATGTTGATTTTGAGAGTGTTACGGATCGAGCTTCTTTTGTTACACCAGTTCCAGGTGGAGTGGGGCCAATGACGATTGCCATGTTGATGGCCAATACGGTTAAATCGGCAGAAAGAACCTTACAAAGATAA
- the ycdX gene encoding putative phosphatase YcdX, translated as MYQIIGDLHIHSIVSGHAFSTVREIALVAQQKNLQFIGLAEHGPSMPGGPSPIYFEARGHFPKKIDNIEVFFGAEIDILDENSTLDLDSQSLKKIDYGIISFHPQVYRGEILSDYTSILIKALENPYINIIAHLGNPRYPVDYPLIVKKAIDYNKVIEINNSSFHISRKGSLENCKMIAQEIKKQGGYIIVTSDAHYCDEVGDYQLSLDLLESINFPKEYIINASPTMFQSFLNSFLKIRGRER; from the coding sequence ATGTACCAAATTATTGGTGATTTACACATTCATTCTATAGTAAGCGGACATGCTTTTAGTACTGTTCGGGAAATAGCCCTGGTAGCACAACAAAAAAACTTACAATTTATTGGTTTAGCCGAACATGGGCCAAGTATGCCCGGTGGTCCTTCCCCAATATATTTCGAAGCTCGAGGTCATTTTCCTAAAAAAATCGATAATATCGAAGTTTTCTTTGGAGCTGAAATTGATATTTTGGATGAAAATTCAACTTTAGATTTAGACAGTCAAAGTTTAAAAAAAATTGATTACGGAATTATATCTTTTCATCCTCAAGTATATCGGGGAGAAATACTTTCTGACTATACATCAATCTTAATTAAAGCTTTGGAAAATCCTTATATCAATATTATCGCTCATCTGGGAAACCCCCGTTATCCAGTGGATTATCCGTTGATAGTGAAGAAGGCGATTGACTATAACAAAGTGATTGAAATTAATAATAGTTCCTTTCACATCAGCCGCAAGGGGAGCTTAGAGAACTGTAAAATGATTGCCCAAGAGATCAAGAAGCAAGGTGGTTATATTATCGTAACCAGCGATGCTCATTATTGTGATGAAGTCGGTGATTATCAGTTGTCCTTAGATTTATTGGAAAGCATCAATTTCCCCAAGGAGTATATTATCAATGCATCTCCAACTATGTTTCAATCTTTTTTGAATTCATTTCTTAAGATAAGAGGTAGAGAGCGATGA
- a CDS encoding phosphodiesterase, translating to MTRITVLSDTHIPQRAKDIPQRLWEEIKQADLVLHAGDVVTPLVLENIAQYTPIRAVRGNMDSVELQTVLPDQDLVEIEGVKIGLAHGRGAPNQVKFYVQSLFEGQDLQVLVFGHSHRPELTKENGVWYLNPGSPTDKIFTPYLSYAQMEVDKGCITEIKILSLT from the coding sequence GTGACAAGAATAACCGTCCTTTCTGATACTCATATTCCTCAAAGAGCAAAAGATATTCCTCAAAGATTATGGGAAGAGATAAAACAAGCTGATTTAGTCCTACATGCCGGGGATGTGGTTACGCCCTTGGTTCTTGAAAACATAGCTCAATACACGCCCATTCGGGCAGTACGGGGGAATATGGATTCGGTTGAATTACAAACCGTTTTACCCGATCAGGATTTGGTTGAAATTGAAGGGGTTAAAATTGGGTTAGCTCATGGCCGAGGTGCCCCCAATCAAGTTAAGTTTTATGTTCAGTCACTTTTTGAAGGACAAGACTTACAGGTTTTAGTTTTTGGTCATTCCCATCGACCGGAATTAACCAAGGAGAATGGAGTATGGTATTTGAACCCAGGAAGTCCGACTGATAAAATTTTTACTCCCTATCTTTCCTATGCTCAGATGGAAGTTGATAAAGGATGCATTACTGAAATAAAAATTCTATCATTAACTTGA
- the galT gene encoding Galactose-1-phosphate uridylyltransferase — protein sequence MSELRKDPVVDRWVIIANERSLKPYDFGVHGEIRKPGPCVFCEGMEMHTPKEVFSVRDKHTEINQPGWRVRVVPNKFPALRIEEPFAHCIDGICESLSGSGAHEVIIETPDHYLELGDLSVKHIAEVMYVYRERMCDLERDHRFRYCIIFKNQGALAGASIQHAHSQLIAIPVIPKRVKEELLGADKYYQEKGHCIFCDIVQYHQNNNQRMIIENEQFLAFVPYAPRFPYEIWILPKKHSSHFMKIEDQELNYLSEILKKLLVSMKKSLNDSPYNLILHAAPFERKEEKSYQDSYHWHMEMLPTITKVAGFEWGTGFYINPVIPENAAEILRKNIPIKI from the coding sequence ATGTCGGAACTGAGAAAAGATCCTGTTGTTGACCGGTGGGTCATTATTGCCAATGAAAGAAGTTTAAAACCCTATGATTTTGGAGTACATGGAGAAATACGAAAACCTGGTCCTTGTGTTTTTTGTGAAGGGATGGAAATGCACACTCCGAAGGAGGTTTTTTCCGTTCGAGATAAGCATACCGAGATAAATCAACCAGGTTGGAGAGTTCGGGTGGTCCCGAATAAATTTCCCGCTTTGCGGATTGAAGAACCCTTTGCCCATTGTATAGATGGAATTTGTGAATCTCTCAGTGGTTCAGGAGCACATGAAGTTATTATTGAAACTCCCGATCATTACTTAGAGCTTGGTGATCTTTCGGTGAAACATATTGCTGAAGTTATGTATGTTTATCGGGAAAGAATGTGCGATTTGGAAAGAGACCATCGTTTTCGTTATTGCATTATCTTTAAAAATCAAGGAGCTTTAGCGGGGGCTTCGATTCAACATGCTCACTCCCAGCTTATTGCTATTCCAGTGATTCCCAAAAGGGTGAAAGAGGAACTGCTTGGTGCTGATAAATATTATCAAGAAAAAGGTCATTGCATTTTTTGTGATATTGTTCAATACCACCAAAATAATAATCAAAGGATGATTATCGAAAACGAACAGTTTTTAGCGTTTGTTCCCTATGCTCCTCGATTTCCTTATGAAATTTGGATATTACCAAAAAAACACTCATCTCATTTTATGAAAATTGAAGACCAAGAATTAAATTATTTATCAGAAATATTGAAAAAATTACTGGTATCTATGAAAAAATCGCTGAATGATTCTCCCTATAATTTGATTCTTCATGCTGCTCCTTTTGAACGAAAAGAAGAAAAATCATACCAGGATAGCTATCATTGGCATATGGAAATGTTGCCTACTATAACCAAGGTAGCTGGATTTGAATGGGGTACTGGGTTTTATATTAATCCAGTAATTCCCGAAAATGCAGCAGAAATTCTCAGAAAGAATATACCCATTAAGATTTAG
- a CDS encoding Glycosyl hydrolase family 57 translates to MAEKIYLNIIWHMHQPYYYDSCQDIFTLPWVRTHATKDYLFMAKLADRFPQVRMTFNFTPSLIKQINLYLQGKTDLVWNHFEKEAKKLSKKEKDFILENFFLAPSQTQTSHFPFYETLKEKAKHNIHNFSTQDWLDLQILYQLLWFDPITIKDNPDLSELIKRGKEYTEKDKAIIKQVTSKIIAEIIPMYKKLHDKGQIEISTSPLYHPIIPLLIDNWVASESSPGTHLPRYRFQYIDDAQKQIQKAKDVAERIWKTEIRGIWPSEGSVSSAAVSCFAQNGFSWTATGEEVLFHTLGLPIERDQNGLLNQGEKLYQPWFFSNDKNNIAIFFRDRHLSDLIGFAYQHLTFDDAVKDMISNLERIMNRLPNGYNPVLSIILDGENAWEYYNNNGFDFLNNLYEALSQHSRITTTTPSEYLAHFDQKPALHTLAPGSWIYGSLNTWIGHEEKNWAWDQLFLVRRLLAEKEKELDGERKQEIFNILYQAEGSDWFWWLGPDNPSVQKEDFRKQFLSLLEKICDLIGEKYPGEG, encoded by the coding sequence ATGGCTGAAAAAATTTATTTAAACATCATCTGGCATATGCATCAACCCTATTACTATGATTCTTGCCAAGATATTTTTACCCTTCCTTGGGTCAGAACACATGCGACCAAAGACTATCTATTTATGGCGAAATTAGCTGATAGGTTTCCGCAAGTACGTATGACTTTTAACTTTACTCCGTCTCTTATAAAACAAATAAATCTCTATTTACAGGGAAAGACTGATTTAGTATGGAACCACTTTGAAAAAGAAGCTAAAAAACTCAGCAAAAAAGAAAAAGACTTCATTTTAGAGAATTTCTTCTTAGCCCCTTCACAAACCCAAACCAGCCATTTCCCTTTCTATGAAACCTTGAAAGAGAAAGCCAAACACAATATTCATAATTTCTCAACCCAGGATTGGCTCGATCTCCAAATTCTCTACCAGCTTCTTTGGTTTGATCCGATAACCATCAAAGATAATCCCGATTTGAGCGAGCTCATAAAACGAGGAAAGGAGTATACTGAAAAGGATAAAGCCATCATTAAACAAGTTACTTCAAAAATTATTGCTGAAATAATACCGATGTATAAAAAGTTACACGATAAAGGACAGATTGAAATTTCAACATCGCCTTTATACCATCCGATTATTCCATTATTGATCGATAATTGGGTTGCTAGTGAATCATCACCCGGAACCCACCTTCCCAGGTATCGTTTTCAATATATAGACGATGCTCAGAAGCAAATTCAAAAAGCCAAAGATGTTGCGGAGAGAATTTGGAAGACCGAAATTCGTGGAATTTGGCCTTCGGAGGGTTCAGTTAGCTCGGCAGCAGTGAGCTGTTTTGCTCAAAATGGTTTTTCCTGGACGGCAACTGGTGAAGAAGTCTTATTTCATACCTTAGGGTTACCCATTGAGAGAGATCAAAATGGTCTTTTAAATCAAGGTGAAAAACTCTATCAACCTTGGTTTTTCTCCAACGATAAAAACAATATAGCTATTTTTTTTCGTGACCGCCATCTTTCCGATTTGATTGGTTTTGCCTATCAACATCTTACTTTTGATGATGCAGTTAAGGATATGATTTCCAATTTAGAAAGAATTATGAACCGACTCCCTAACGGTTATAATCCAGTTTTATCTATAATTCTTGATGGGGAAAATGCCTGGGAGTATTATAATAATAATGGGTTTGATTTTCTCAATAATTTATATGAAGCCTTATCCCAACATTCCAGGATAACCACAACAACTCCCTCGGAATATTTAGCTCATTTTGACCAAAAACCCGCTCTCCATACTTTAGCACCCGGTTCCTGGATTTATGGTTCCTTAAATACCTGGATTGGACATGAAGAAAAGAATTGGGCTTGGGATCAGCTCTTCTTAGTCAGAAGATTATTGGCTGAAAAGGAAAAGGAGTTGGATGGGGAACGAAAGCAAGAAATTTTTAATATTTTGTATCAAGCAGAAGGAAGTGATTGGTTTTGGTGGCTAGGTCCAGACAATCCCTCGGTACAAAAAGAGGATTTTCGAAAGCAATTTTTATCTCTATTGGAAAAAATTTGTGATTTAATTGGCGAGAAATATCCTGGGGAGGGATAG
- the hspA_1 gene encoding Spore protein SP21, with amino-acid sequence MPFKENWWEEFDSMQKEMQRFMEHVSGKKPHFLGLSEKAWEPLCDVFETDDNFIVVVDLAGVLVNEVDLTIQSRKLILKGVRKEVPSPPKRDYHQMEIPFGPFQREIDLPEEVDGETINARYREGFLIVECKKKKVITERRIPLE; translated from the coding sequence ATGCCATTCAAAGAGAATTGGTGGGAAGAGTTTGATTCGATGCAGAAAGAAATGCAGCGCTTTATGGAGCATGTTTCTGGAAAGAAACCTCATTTCTTAGGACTTTCTGAAAAAGCTTGGGAACCTTTATGTGATGTTTTTGAAACCGATGATAATTTTATTGTTGTGGTAGATCTCGCCGGAGTATTGGTCAATGAAGTCGACTTGACTATTCAATCACGAAAATTAATACTTAAGGGTGTGAGAAAGGAAGTTCCTTCACCCCCCAAAAGGGATTATCATCAAATGGAAATTCCCTTTGGTCCTTTTCAACGAGAAATTGATCTTCCTGAAGAGGTTGATGGAGAGACCATCAATGCCCGATATCGGGAAGGGTTCCTCATAGTTGAGTGCAAAAAGAAAAAAGTTATTACCGAACGGAGGATTCCTCTTGAGTAA